In Rhodococcus qingshengii JCM 15477, the sequence GTTCCGACAACAATGCGACGCGGCTCGCGGCGGGGTGAATCCGCTCGGAGAGCGCTTCCCAACTCAGGCGCGTCACACCGTCGATCTCACGGGGAACCACCAGTTCTCCGTCCACCACACATTTTTCGGGCAATTCAGACTTGACAGCTTCCACCGCTTCGGGAAAGTACCGCGCCAGGTCCTTTCCTCCTCGCGATCCGAGCACCACTTCGTCACCGTCACGAAAGATGATTGCTCGAAATCCGTCCCATTTCGGCTCGTACGACCACGTCGGGTCACCGGACTCGGGCTGAGGCGGCACAGTGGCCGCAGCCTTCGCGAGCATCGGGGCGAGCGGCGGCATCAGGGGTAGCTCCACCTACCCATACTGACAGTCCGGTTGGCAATTCGACTACCGATGTATTGGAATAGGTCCCGAACAATCCACGAACCAACAGAACTATCCAAGAATCAACAAAGGGGTCCTTATGTCCGGAATCGTCCGGCGACTTTGCACTGCGGTGATCGCAACTTCTGCAATCGCCGCCTTCACCGTCGGTTGCGGTTCCGACATCGAGCCGAAAGCCATTGCGGAATCATCTTCCTCGGTTGCCGATTCGACCACTACCTCCGCAGCCCCGACCACCTCGAAGATCACCGGCCAGGAGGGTTCGGACGATGGCGGCGACGTCGACATCGACGTGTCGATCGGTGATTGCGTCAAACTCGGCGGTACCACGACGGCCGCGGAAATCGACAACGCGGACTGCGGTAGCAAGGATTCCAACTACAAGGTGGTCGCCAAGGTTCCCACCTCTGATCTGTGTGCCTCCGATGTCGACTCGTACTACTACGAGACCCTCGCGGGTGACGAGCAGGGCGCTGTCTGTCTCGACGTCGACTGGGTAGTCGGCGGATGCATGGACCTCGGCAGCGGAATGGACGAGCCCGCCCGCATCGAATGCTCGGATACCAGCGGCACCAATGTAGTCGAGGTCGTCGAAATCCTGCAGAACTCCACGTCGATCGACGAATGCGGTTCGGGGGCAGACTCGGGATTCGAGCACCCGGAACGTAAGTTCACGGTCTGCGTCGCAACGCTCTGATTCGAGCGCCCTCCCGAAAAACACCTGTGCGCCTTGACAACCGATCTCGGTTGGCAAGGCGCACAGCGCTTTCTACAGCCGGCGCTTTCTACAGCCAGCCCCGACGCTTGAAGATCGTGTAGAGACTTCCACAGGTCAGGAACATCATCGAGAGTGCAAACGGATAGCCCAAGTGCCAGTGCAGCTCCGGCATGTCGTCGAAGTTCATTCCGTACACGGTTCCGATGAGCGTCGGCGCGAAGAGAATTGCCGCCCACGCCGAGACCTTCTTGATCTCCTCGTTCTGCGCGTAGCTCGCCTGCGTCAGATTGCGCATCTCCTCGTTCTGGTTCTGCGACACCAGAGTTGCGTTCACCGTGAGGATGTTTCCGAGCAACTGACGAAAGCCGTCGGCCCGCTCCACCACCGTCGTCGCATGGTCGGTGACGTCGCGCAGGTATCGCTGGAGCTCCTCGTCCGTGTGGTACTTGTCGAACCCTGCCGACAACCCACGCAGCATTCCCAGCAGCGGACGCGTCGCCCGCTGGAATTCGATCACCTCACGGGTCAGTTCGTAGATGCGACGCGAAACTCCGGGATCGCCACTGAATACTTCGGTTTCGATCTCGTCGATGTCGTTCTGCAGGCCGGCCACCACCGGGGCGTACCCGTCGACGACTGCGTCGAGAATGGCATAGAGAACGGCCTCGGTACCCAACCGCAACAGGTCAGGATCGTTCTCCATGCGAGTCCGCACCGCCGACAGATCCGGCGATTCACTGTGACGGACGGTCAGAATGAAGTTCGGACCACAGAAGATGTGCAACTCGCCGAATTCGACCCGCTCGGTCTCGTCGCGGTACCGCGCAGCACGCAGCACCACGAACAGCGTCTTACCGTAGCGCTCGAGCTTGGGGCGCTGGTGCGCGACGATCGCATCCTCGACCGCCAGTTCGTGGAGGTCGAAATGTTGTGCAGCGGCATACAACTGGGCGTCGTCGGGCCGGTACATGCCGATCCACGCCATCGACTGCGAATCCGGAAGGCATGACAGTGCTTCCGCCAGCGTGGACGGTGACGCTATCCGCTCGCCGTCGCGGTACACGCCGCTGTTGACGACGGTCGATTCGACGGGCGCCACCGCCTCGGGCGGGGCAGCCTTGACGACGGTGCGTGCGGCACGCGAGTGTCCGGGATGTGAGTCACCGAGCCCCGCGGAACGACGCGGCAGTACCGAACGTGAACGACGAAATTCGCGCATGCTGAACAGCTTTCGAGGGAAGAGTGAACGACGACGCTTGCTTCACAGCAAAGCCGAAGCCGATGAACACACGATGAAGCTGCAGCAAAATACCGGATCAACCCGGGCGGCTACAGCTTCAGTTGGTACTCGGAGGTTGGCCACGCATTACAGCCACACCTCCTCTTCCCTGAATTCCTACGCAAGTCCGCGCACGACGCCAACATGCTACCCCGACTGTCAGAGCGGGACAAACCGAACGACAAGCCGCAGGACAGCACGAACCGGTCGGAGGAAACCCGCTCGACGAATGCAGCTTTCAGTCAGTTCGCAGCGCGCAATCCGCCGATCAACAGTTCGACGATCTGGTCCGCCAACGACTCCGTCTCCGCCAAAGTCTGCCCTTCACGCCTTCGGTACCAGAGGTCGATGCCGTTGAGACTGCTGAGGAGGACTTTTGCCGCCATTCGAGGTGAGCCCGCACGAATGGAACCATCCGCGACACCTTCGGTCATCACGTCGACGAACAGATTCTCGTAATCGAGTCGCAGCGAATTCAGTTCCACGAGGACTTGCTGTTGTCTCGGTTTGAGCGCGGAGTTCATCTGGCCCCGGACGCCTTGGTGGATCGTGTGGTGGTACCCGAGATGTGTCATGAGATTGACCAGGTGGGCGTGCGACATCGCTTCGAGACGCGCGAGGCCGCTTTCTGCCCCGCCCATCCGAGACTCGACCTCAGCGCGGAGCAGGCTCATCCCGCGCTCGTAGATTGCCAGGTAGATGTCGAACTTCGAACGAAAGTGGTAGTAGACAAGACCTTTGGTGGCGCCGATTCGATCGGCCAGTAAATCTACAGTCGTGGCCGCGTAACCGTCTTCGGCAAAGGCGTCGGCGGCGCTGGTGATGATCGCGGATCGCACGTCCGGAAGATCACTACTCATTCGACTTCCACTCCCATTCACACTGCCTGCCGGCCCTTGACTGTTTCCACGCCATCGCATAGTAATACTGAGTAGTATCCCAGATCAGAGAGGTTTTCCAATGTCGTTGGATTTTTCCGGCAAGGTAGCGATCATCACGGGCGCAGGCGGCGGACTCGGCCGTTCACACGCATTGGCCCTCGCCGCACGCGGCGCACGCGTCGTCGTCAACGACATGGGTGGCTCGGTCAACGGCAGTGGCGGCGCTGATACCGCAGCAGCCAAAGTAGTGGCGGAAATCGTCGAGCTGGGCGGCGAGGCCATCGCGGACCACTGCGACATCACCGACGTCGACGCCGTTGCCGCCATGGTCGCGACGGCCGTGGACAAGTGGGGCCGCGTGGACATCCTGATCAACAACGCCGGAATCCTGCGCGACAAGTCGTTCATCAAGGCCGAGCTCGACGACTTCCGCAAAGTCATCGACGTGCATCTGATGGGTTCCGTCATCTGTTCCAAGGCAGTCTGGCCGCACATGGTCGAACAGAACTACGGACGCATCCTCATGACTACGTCAGCATCGGGAATTTACGGCAACTTCGGCCAGGCGAACTACGGCGCCGCGAAGTCCGGCGTCGTCGGCCTGATGAACGTTCTCGCCATCGAGGGCGAACGCAAGGGCATCCGCGTCAACTCGCTGGCCCCGACCGCCGCGACCCGCATGACCGAAGACCTCCTCGACGAGAAGACTCTCGCTCTGCTTGCACCCGAATCGATTTCACCCGGCGCACTGTTCATGGTCTCCGATGACGCACCGACGAAGACCATCCTCAGCGCCGGCGCCGGCGTCTTCGCGATCGCTCGCATGGAAGAGTCGCAGGGCGTCTACATCCCCGAAGGCGCACTCTCGCCCGAGGTCGTCGCCGAACGGTGGTCCGAGATCAGTGACATGACCGATTCCGTCCAGGTGCCCGCGGCGTTCGATCAGACCCGCCGGTTCGTCGAGAAGGCCGTGGCGGAGCAGCCCAGCAACTGAGCAGGGCAACCAGACAACTGATCGACCCCGCTCCCCCTAAGGTGTGGTGGTGACCACACCTACGGGAGTATCGATCGTCGACATCGTCGACAGACTGGGAATGACGTTCCTCAGCGGTGGCGACACCGTCGACGGCGCCCGCACTGTCAGCCGCGTGACCCTGCACGAAGGGTCCGAAGCTACCCAGGACAGTGCGGGCGCCGTCGTACTCGGCGCAGGTCTCGCAGGTTCGGCCGATATCGCAACGGCGGTAAGAGAATACGGCTCGGCAGGTGCGGTAGCGCTGATCGTCAAAGAGCCCCTGGACTTCGACGGCCTCGTCGAGAAAGCGGTGGCCGACACCGACGTCGCACTCCTCGGAATGGTCAAGGATGCAAGCTGGCTGCAAAGCGCGTCGTTGATCAACGAGATCCTCGAATCCGGCAACAACGGGGACCGCACGTCGGCCGCCGACGCCGACCTGTTCGATCTTGCCAACTCGATCGCTCAGGTATTGAACGGCCCGGTCACCATCGAGAATCAGTCGAGCCGGATCCTCGCGTTCTCGGCGGATCAAGCCTTCGGCGACGAGGCACGTAAGCAGAGTGTCCTCGGACATCAAGTGCCGCAGCACTATTCCGATCGGCTCAGGTCAATGGGGTATTTCAACAAGATCTACGGCTCTACCCTGCCGGTATTTCTACCGGGTATCGGGCCGGGCATCAGGCCCCGCGTCGGCATGCGAATACATGCGGCATCGCAGATCCTCGGTTCGATCTGGGTGATCTTGGACGAGGAGCCGAACGAATTACAGGTCAAAACGCTCGTCGAGGCTGCGGGCGTGGCCGCCATGAGTTTGCTTCGCGCCAAACTGGCCGCGGATTCGGCACGACGACTGAGGTTGGGCGAGGTGATCACGTTACTGAGTGGCGGCACTTCAGCGAAGGAAGCGGCCGAGCGACTGGGCTACGGCCGTTCGAAAGCAAACGTGCTTGCGGCCGGCTTCCGTAGCGGCGCCGGTGCATCGTTGGAGGCCGAAGCCGACGTCGATCAACTG encodes:
- the lppU gene encoding LppU family putative lipoprotein, with the protein product MSGIVRRLCTAVIATSAIAAFTVGCGSDIEPKAIAESSSSVADSTTTSAAPTTSKITGQEGSDDGGDVDIDVSIGDCVKLGGTTTAAEIDNADCGSKDSNYKVVAKVPTSDLCASDVDSYYYETLAGDEQGAVCLDVDWVVGGCMDLGSGMDEPARIECSDTSGTNVVEVVEILQNSTSIDECGSGADSGFEHPERKFTVCVATL
- a CDS encoding magnesium and cobalt transport protein CorA; amino-acid sequence: MREFRRSRSVLPRRSAGLGDSHPGHSRAARTVVKAAPPEAVAPVESTVVNSGVYRDGERIASPSTLAEALSCLPDSQSMAWIGMYRPDDAQLYAAAQHFDLHELAVEDAIVAHQRPKLERYGKTLFVVLRAARYRDETERVEFGELHIFCGPNFILTVRHSESPDLSAVRTRMENDPDLLRLGTEAVLYAILDAVVDGYAPVVAGLQNDIDEIETEVFSGDPGVSRRIYELTREVIEFQRATRPLLGMLRGLSAGFDKYHTDEELQRYLRDVTDHATTVVERADGFRQLLGNILTVNATLVSQNQNEEMRNLTQASYAQNEEIKKVSAWAAILFAPTLIGTVYGMNFDDMPELHWHLGYPFALSMMFLTCGSLYTIFKRRGWL
- a CDS encoding TetR/AcrR family transcriptional regulator — protein: MSSDLPDVRSAIITSAADAFAEDGYAATTVDLLADRIGATKGLVYYHFRSKFDIYLAIYERGMSLLRAEVESRMGGAESGLARLEAMSHAHLVNLMTHLGYHHTIHQGVRGQMNSALKPRQQQVLVELNSLRLDYENLFVDVMTEGVADGSIRAGSPRMAAKVLLSSLNGIDLWYRRREGQTLAETESLADQIVELLIGGLRAAN
- a CDS encoding SDR family NAD(P)-dependent oxidoreductase; the protein is MSLDFSGKVAIITGAGGGLGRSHALALAARGARVVVNDMGGSVNGSGGADTAAAKVVAEIVELGGEAIADHCDITDVDAVAAMVATAVDKWGRVDILINNAGILRDKSFIKAELDDFRKVIDVHLMGSVICSKAVWPHMVEQNYGRILMTTSASGIYGNFGQANYGAAKSGVVGLMNVLAIEGERKGIRVNSLAPTAATRMTEDLLDEKTLALLAPESISPGALFMVSDDAPTKTILSAGAGVFAIARMEESQGVYIPEGALSPEVVAERWSEISDMTDSVQVPAAFDQTRRFVEKAVAEQPSN
- a CDS encoding PucR family transcriptional regulator — protein: MTTPTGVSIVDIVDRLGMTFLSGGDTVDGARTVSRVTLHEGSEATQDSAGAVVLGAGLAGSADIATAVREYGSAGAVALIVKEPLDFDGLVEKAVADTDVALLGMVKDASWLQSASLINEILESGNNGDRTSAADADLFDLANSIAQVLNGPVTIENQSSRILAFSADQAFGDEARKQSVLGHQVPQHYSDRLRSMGYFNKIYGSTLPVFLPGIGPGIRPRVGMRIHAASQILGSIWVILDEEPNELQVKTLVEAAGVAAMSLLRAKLAADSARRLRLGEVITLLSGGTSAKEAAERLGYGRSKANVLAAGFRSGAGASLEAEADVDQLALTLNTYLDQVFPLSVAAAIGGTVYAVIPHTRHQTDDDYVRRIASEFADRSRSEKSVVIGIGATVADVMTLEKSRDEADRALRVLRSTWNSSGRTVARADDVQINSLLLRLSDALADENETASGPLAVLREYDRSHDINLVDTLRAWLDTFGDIPAAASLVHIHVNTFRYRLKKLAGIAGIDLDDPETRFSLMLQLRLFHPTML